A window of the Bacteroidota bacterium genome harbors these coding sequences:
- a CDS encoding alpha-L-rhamnosidase yields the protein MLSRFFIIVILTGIIIPAMAQLPPVFDKKEAWTVRPTGLTRKYLTAKRIVWVSDNTGKLVKNPESILKPGIGQADLYSGKYLQLISTKDSLGGIILDFGKEIQGGIELITSINNKNPVGRVRIRFGESVSETMSDVGQSGATNDHAMRDFVVTLPWLGRLEVGNSGFRFVRIDLVDPGVKIDIKEISAIFTYRNIPYLGSFTCNDERLNKIWMTGAYTVHLNMQDYLWDGIKRDRLVWIGDMHPEVMTINSVFGNNEVVPKSLDLARDLTPLPSWMNTISSY from the coding sequence ATGTTATCACGTTTTTTTATAATCGTTATTTTAACGGGGATTATAATACCGGCTATGGCCCAGCTTCCTCCGGTTTTTGACAAGAAGGAAGCCTGGACAGTCCGGCCTACCGGTCTGACTCGAAAATACCTGACTGCTAAGCGTATAGTCTGGGTTTCCGACAATACCGGGAAGTTGGTTAAAAATCCGGAGAGTATCCTGAAACCGGGAATCGGCCAGGCAGATTTATACTCCGGGAAATACCTGCAACTGATCAGCACTAAAGATTCTTTAGGGGGAATAATTCTTGATTTCGGAAAAGAAATTCAGGGGGGAATTGAGTTAATTACCAGTATCAACAATAAAAATCCGGTCGGACGGGTTCGTATCCGTTTTGGAGAATCGGTAAGCGAGACCATGAGCGATGTTGGTCAGTCCGGGGCAACCAACGACCATGCCATGCGTGATTTTGTAGTTACTTTGCCCTGGCTGGGACGCCTGGAGGTGGGTAATTCCGGTTTCCGTTTTGTACGGATAGATTTGGTCGATCCTGGCGTTAAAATCGATATTAAGGAAATCAGTGCAATTTTTACCTATCGCAATATTCCTTACCTGGGATCATTTACCTGTAACGACGAGAGGCTTAACAAAATATGGATGACCGGAGCCTATACCGTTCATTTGAATATGCAGGATTACCTATGGGATGGGATTAAACGCGACCGCCTGGTGTGGATAGGCGACATGCATCCGGAAGTGATGACTATTAATTCCGTATTTGGCAATAACGAGGTGGTCCCTAAAAGTCTTGATTTGGCCCGCGACCTGACTCCTCTTCCAAGTTGGATGAATACCATCAGTTCTTAT